GGAGGTGGGTGGAGTGGCGTTTTGGGCAGACCCTCGAGGCTGGATATGAgggctgggggtcagggaggAAGCCCGGGAAGAGGGCTGTGAGGCAGGCCGGGAAGACCCCCGGGTTGGGGACGGGGAAGGGGCTGAGCCACCAGAGCTGGCATAGGGCTGCTGGTTCAGGTGGTTGGACCGGGACTGGGAGGGGGACTGGGTAGGGGATGGATTAGGGGTATGGGAAGGGGAGCTCATTGGTGTTGGGGAGGCTTATGTCCACCTGATGTCTCTGAGCCAGCTCCCCAAGAGCCCAGTCCCGCCTGTGTCACAAAGCCCACCCTCCTGACCAGCCACAGCATTGTGAACAATTGTTAGGTCATcacatggtgggggtgggggtggggcacagggcCGGTGGAGCTGGCCTGGCCTCTGAGGGCTTAACCCCCAAGGATGCCTCAAAAGCTGCTCTTTCATGGTGGGCAAAGTGTCCCCGGACCCCTAAGATAGGAGGCCTGGTCATTGCAGCCTTAGAGGGTGTAGATTTCTAAGGATCTGACTCAAGGACAAGAAATTGTCTCAGCACTACAGGGAGAAGGTTCAGATGAGGCCAAGACATGGTTCAGAAGAGCTGGACACAGGCCTGCTGCGCAGGAAGGTGGGGGAGACAGAGGGCCCTTTGTTCCCACTTTGCAGGACACTGGGCCCATGTTACCTGCTCTCCCATTTCCTGGGCAGTCTTGGGAGGGTGCCCACCAGGATGAGTGGAATGGATACTGGCCCTGGCTCTTAGTTTCTAGACACGTTGTGCTCAACAGGACAGCAGACCCAGCTGCGAGCAGGCCCTGCGGATGCTGCTGGCTGGGTGGCTGGGTGGCTGGGTGGCTGGGTGGGTTATGGACAGAGGCCTAAAGTTGAagagccaggcctgcctgctccATTCAGAAAGGAGCCCCTGGAACCTACAGCCCACCTTATCAGGAGGGCTGCAGGGGGTCAGGACTGTTACCTGAGCTTTCCTGGGGGTAGGGGAAAAGAGCTTAATTCCCCGATGCTCTGGTCAATTCTTGGGAGATTTTCTCATTGCCCTCACCCACCCTTCCTGTCCAACAGTGGGCCCCCGAGCAAGGGGAGACCAGCACAGCATTACCATACCCTGCCCCCAACCTGGCTGCTCACCTGTCCCCTTTATCATGGCCCTCAGGGACCGGCACACCCAGAATGGCCGATCTCAGCATCACGTAGTCTCGGATGTCTGAGGGGATGAAGATATAGCGCAGGTCCTGTCGGGGCAATAGAGAAACCGAGCCCTGGTGGGCAGCAGCCCTCCATCCCGTCCTGCCGCCTGCCCTGACTCACGCCCGTGACGCCCACTTTCAGGTAGTACTCATTTGCCGATCCTTTGAAACTCCTACCTTCAAGGAGTGAGGCTTAATTTTGCCATCCCCTTGAGTGTGGCCTGGTCTTAGTAACTAatgaacagaatttttttagtAGATAGAAAAAAGTGGAAGTAAgggtgtgtgaccttggagaCTGGGTCATAAAAGGCACTGGAGCTTTCTTGCTCTTTGGGATTGCTCACTCGAGGTGGAGTCAGCTGCCGTGGCATGAGGACACTGTCCTAGCTGACAGGGGCTGGCATGGCAAGGGCTGTGGGGGAGCCATCATGACTCTGGTTCCAGGCAGGCCTTCTGGTGGCTGCAGCCCCTGTCAGTCCTGACTGCAACCGCCTGGGAAATCCTGGACCCAAACCGCTCTGTTGAGctgctcccaaattcctgacccattAAAACCGTAAAGTAATCAGCTTTTGTAGTTTAAAGCTACTaggtttgggggtaatttgttatgcagctaTAGATAACCGATGCAGGTTCTGTTGCTACACCAGAAATAGAGCTGCTCCGTTTGTTCTGTCATGAGCTGAGAGAGGTTCTGCTGTGAGGCCTTGGTACACGGACACTGTGGCTAGGACCCTCCTGAATTCCCTGGTCAGAGGAGGGAGCTTCTAGAAACTCGAACCAGGCCTTGTAGAGCACCACAGAACCCTCATTCTGGGACTTCCCCTTGCATGTGGTAACCAGCCCGCCAGGTGTTACAGCAACTAGGTGTGGCTGAAAGAGTCTGGAGGCGGCTGGCGGGCTCCAGTTCCGGTTCACCCGCTCCCTAGCTGTGACTCTGGACATGTCTGTTCCTCAAGCTCTTTGAACCTCAGCTTCCCACacaggctgctgtgagcattcagGAGGGCGCACATATTCTGGGGGGCAGCGTGGGGGATGGTCAGAGGGGCTGAGATTTTGATGATTCTGGCTGGGTGGTGGCCTTAGACATGCTGCCATCTGGAAATGGGCTGCTGTGGTGACTGTGTCCAGTGCGGGAAATGGCGGCGGCATTCAGTAAATACCCTCCCATTGTGTGTAGCATGAgctcggggtggggaggggatctggatttgaatccagccCTACCACCGCTTGGCTGAATGAAGGGGCATGGAGCCTTAGTCTCCTcaccaggaaggcagggctgatgtGGACTCTCTAAAGTGCCTGGTGCTCCGGAAgctttcagtaaatattagccATTCATGCTCCACTCGAGTTGTCCTATGCTGCCCGAAACTGTGGGGCACCCCTGCCCAGATCCTCCTCCTCAGTGGCTCCATCACATGTGCCCAGTGTTCTGGCACAACCTCTCGGTCCACTGGGTGGGGACTTGGGAACCCTGTGGCCCACCCAACGGAGAGGGGTCCAGAAACAACAGCACTGACCGTCAGTGACACTGATGTGCCCATCAGGGGCCTCACCTTTCCCTGTGGCACAGAAGTGAAGCCCAGGTTTCGGTAGGAGATGAGGGAGTTTTTCATTGTGTTCACAGTGAAACCGTAGAAGGAGGTCTTGGTGCCTACATCCTTCTCAAAGCCTTTGATCACAGCACCATTGAGTCTGGTCCAAACAGAGGTCCATCAGCCTGCCTGTGGCTACACAATGCTGTATGTTTACCTCTATCTCCAGGGTCCCACTACTCCCGCTGCCCACGGCAGCCCCAGTGCCGTCACCAGCCCCATCCCTGCTCCTCTGGATCTCAAGGGATGCCCTGTGAAATGGGGCCCTGGCAGCTCCTTCCTCCTGGGTCCCCTTGGCCGGCCATACTCACATTCGTCTTCAGGGCCTGTTTGCATAGGGCTGCCCATTACAACTGCTGAGCTGCCAGAGGCCACTGCTTCCTTGGCCCACCACCCTCACGTAAGATGCTCCCCCTAGGGCTGGCTGGGGACCAGCTCTCCACCCAGCTCCTCTGCTGCTTCCTTTCCGGCCCCCACGCCACATACCTGAACACGTAGTCATGGGCATCAATGTTCAAACCCTGGTGGGAACCATTCAGAATGCCTCCATTACCCACCACGGCACACCGAATGCAGCCCGGAAGCAGCTCTCTGGAGGCAGCAAACAGCGTGGTGCTCTCAGAGCCATTCAGGAGGCTCAGTGTGGAGGTGATGGCTGTGGGTGTGGGACAAGGTGGGATGCCATGAGGAGTCACATGGGTCATTGGGGCCTTCCCGAGACTGTTCCTGGAGCCCCACCTGCCCGAGGCCTGACACCAGCCCTTCTCAAGAGGCGTAGAGGATGAAGGAGAATGTAATGTCTTGAAAAGAGGATGGTGGGGGAAGAAGTTTGGCTGTGCCCTCAATCATTTCAAGAACTCAACCAGTTCTCCCAAGACTGTGTACattccaaaagaaaataatttgaggcACATGGGGATAGGAGTAGGGGGACAGACTTAATGTGAGGGGGCTCTGGACGGTTTCCCACAGCAGCAACCATCAGCAGGCTGTGTGAGGCCCCACAGGCCCTGTCCTCAGCCACCTTGGTCACTGGCGTCTTCCATACCAGGGAGACCCCAGGATGGGGAGAGCTGCTCAGCTCCCCTCCCTGACCCTGTGGTACTTGtagaggcggggggggggggtcaagcCCTGAGGCCCACctgagaggaagaggcaggggtCTCACATCTTGGTGCTGTGAGGGCAGGAAGGCCCATCCTGCACCAAGGCCAAAAGCAGGATGAGTGGACTAGCTGAGGCCAGAGGGCTGCAGGTTACCTTGGCGGGAGAGCCCCTGCCAACCATAGGGCGGTTTGTGCTGGCACAGGCTGTCCCAGAGCTCCTGGGTGAAGAGGCCCCCGGACAGCAGCACTGGAGTGGAGAGGTTAAACAGATCCCGGAAGTGGGGGTGCCGTCGAATGGTGAGAGAAAGTGGGTGTTGGCAGGGCGGGCTCTGTGGATAAGAAAATAAGGGAGCTGTTTCTGGGGTTGGGGTGGATAGGAGCCTCCCTAGTTCCCTGCGGACCCcacaggagggctgggagggaagagCTGTCCTTACCTCTCCAGACTTGGGCCACCCCCGGATCTGCAAGCCAAGCTGGCTAGTAGTGCAGCATCCCAGTGGGGATCCAAGAGCTTTCTGGATTTACCCTGCCCAGCCCTTCTCCTGAATGCCACATCTCTGGGACCTGATGGCTCTGGCATCCTACTACACCTCACACTCAGCTGGGGGGGACTCTGCGGCATTTTGCCACTACTAGATAAGACCTGCCTGCCCTGTGGCGTTGGAAGTCCAGCCTGGGCTTCGGAATCCATCAGCCTGGATCCAAATGCTAGTTCTCGCAGTCCTTGCTGAAGGAATCATGTGGAAAGGGATGCTGGAAGATGGATGACATCTTTCTTCCACTCGGAGCCTATGCTGGGCTGAATAGTGTCCCCTCTTCACGTctaacccccaccccccgctgtCACCATTCTTGTCTGTGCAGAACCgcagaatgtgaccttacttggaaatagggcctttgcacatgtaaTTAAAGTGAGGTCATAATGTAGTAAGGTGGGCCCTAAATTCAGTTACCGGTGTCCTTATATGAAGGTGTATGCTGATGGGGGCAGAGACTGAGTGATGTAGCTGTGAGCCAAGAACACTTGGAGTCTCCAGAATCTTCAGAGGGAGGATGGCCCTGCTGACACGTTGATTTTGGACTGCTGGCCTCTAGAACTACCAGAGAATCCATTTGccttgttttaagccatccagtttgtggtcatttgttccAGCAGCCGTAGGAAACGGTCTTTGCACACAGGGCAACATACTGAACAGGCCCCAGCCCCGTCTGCCTGCAACCCCTGTGTTGGAATCCCGAACATCCTGGGCCTGGGTGGTGGGGCTGTTCTTCCCACTGAAGGGGGCTCTTTGTTAAGCCACTGGCTTGATCAAAGGACAATGCAGGAAAGAGCTGCACAGTCATTTCTGCTATTATGTGACATGTGAGTGCCTAAAATCCACCATGCAAAATTGTGCAATCAAAACCACAGGGCTTTTGGGAAAAGGGATTAGTGGCATCACACTCAAAAACTTGGTCAGTGATGCGCAAAACGAGGAGAAATCTAGGGAAGACAAGCAGTTTTACACACATTCACTGGTTAAGCAGTACGTAAATACGACTGAAAATATGGCACTTGACCTTGGGAAAGGCTTGACATTTGCTTTGGGGAAGTGGGCGTTGGAAGGGTGGCAGCTTGGGCGTTATCATGAAGTGGTAGAAAGCTGGTTGTAACACTCAGTGAAGTGGATGGCCATCCAaagcatgtgtgtgcgtgtatttTGTATATTCCTATGTGGCTCCTTTCCATTGAGTGTGGTTTTCTGCATTTACCAGCATTCTTGCTGACAAAAATCACTGATAAACACATGAAATTTGTGTTGTTGTCTACTAATGTATCAATCTTTATGGAACAAATTCACGTTTTCAGAGCAAGCAGAACTGTCTGCACTAATTTCACTACTATTCAGTTTATCATAGAGATGTTTTCCAGGGCCTTCTTTATGACCTTCCACTAGAAAAGTCTTCAGGTCACCGTATCAGGAAAGGCAGCACTTCACTTGGGAAGATGGCTTGCTTTTATCCCATGAACATGGTGGCAAAGTTTCCTTCTTTGCTATGGccaccaggaagctcagagccagATCTATGGCCCATCCCTTACACCTTGTGGCatatttttcatacatttatcTCACATTGTCTCATTTTCCTACCTTTATTTTCCTTCACctgcttctttgttttattttgttttgtgttcttgCTTAGTCATATGTATCCAAAAGCCACCTCAAATCCCTCTTTTCAGACCAAGTGATGAAATACGTCAGTTAGCATCAAGCAGCTCAAGGTGAAAAGGTCTTTAGGAAAAGTAAAGATAACTCAGCCAAGCACTTAGAAGACACCTGAAGCCTCTCTTCAGCCAGCCAGCCAAGTGTCCACCCGGCCTCTGTCCTCAAGGCAGGGTCCCCATTCCCTGCCCAGGGCTGCTTGCTCTGTCTCTGAGTAGTTCAGCAGTCACTAAGTCTAGATTGTAGTGAAATCTTGCTCCCTGAGGCCTCAGTTAACAAGTTCCAGTTTGGTCTCTCAGGCAttaaaaacaattctttaaaCCCGAGTAACCCAAAACCACAGTCATCACCCAGCTCAACTGCAGCGCACAAAGGGGGTGTGGCTGTATTGCTCAGTGGTTCGGAGCCAGGCTGGAGTCCCACTACCACTCTTCCCCATGAGTGACCCTGAGCAGGGtacctgacctctctgtgcctcattttactcatctgtaaaggCTACCTCTCAGGCTCGCTGTGAGGCTGAAGTGAGAGGACTCAGGTAAAGTGCTTGAGATGGCCTTTCAAGCCAGTCAGCATGGTCTCTGTAGAGCAGGacccagaaagttctcaaacGTCTTCCCAAGGCTTGGTGTTTTCTTCATAGTGAGCAGTTTAAATGTGactttcacagtaaaaaaaagaaacaaaaacacacacacacattttgaggAACAGAATGTAAAAGTCACAGGACTTTTAACGGTAAATCAAGACTTCCAAGAACTTTTCAGCTGGCTATACCCCAGGGGGACATATGGAGTCATCCTTCCCTGATATTGGGGTTCAGGGAACCCTAGTGGCCATGTCTGAGAAGCCCTGACTGGCTGGCTGCTCAGTTCTGTGCTTCATTCTTGGGGGCGATTCTAAAGGGCTCCCGCCCAGCAGTCTTATGAGAATGTTCTCATTtactcttccctttctcctcctccccgctCGCTAACTTGAGGACGCACAAAACTGCCACAGGGCAGCCAGCCACTGTACCTTTCTTGTCCTAGAATTTGATGCCTTGGGTCCAAAGAAAGCTCGAGACGATGTGATGTTCCTGGGGAGAAAGCAGAAATACAGCAGAGGTCCTACCTGCCCCTGGAACCTGCTGTCTGGCTCTGTTAGCTCCAGGGGCTGACAAAGTCGGTCAGTCAATATGTCTTTTCCTTTGATCCTTCTAATCCTATACACTGATTCTTGCCCGCCTCAGTCTCTTTAGGCACACAAAATAGTGTCAGATTATTACATCCTGCCCAGCTGTATAAACCCAGAAATCAAGAAGTCCCTTGGCAAGTGGCAGAAGTGTGGAGTGTGTTAGGAACAGTGAGATGGTggttaaaagatgaaaatatagaACAGGAAAGATTGCCAGCCCCCTGGATTTGTAACCATCTGAGGGGTCTCCCTGCCAAGGCCCCAGAGGGCAGGTGTTAGGTCCCAGATGCCTTGGATCGCCTTTAGCTGGTGAAGGGCACGGGTCTGAAGCCTGACTCCCTGGGTTTGTGTCCCATGATCTCAGGAAGCCACTGAACTCAGAACCTTGGTTTCTGCATCTGTCCAGCAGAAATAATTGTACAGGGGTGATAATCACATCACTTACCATCCCATTGTTGGGAGGCTTCAAACAAAGATCTGtgttatttaaaaagtattctctAAATATTAGCTATCGTTACCTGAAGGGTCAAGGGAAAGGACCTTGTGACAGCCTCTAGGACAGTGTCCCTTCTGGAGGGAGGTAAGGAGCTAAGTTATTGCCCCACTCTCACTTATGTGTTAAGTGGTCCCTGCACCAGGGCGGAGGACAACAGAAAGGAAGGTCCCTGCCCATTCAAAAGGTTGGTCAGGCTTCTCTGAGACTCCTACCCTCTCCCCAGCAGCCACAagggagcaggtggggagggTTTTGGATCAACAGTCTTGAGGAAAACAAAGGCCTCTAGTTACTTGCTTCTAGGTGCCAAGACAGCTTAAGCCACAAGGGAGCCTGTGACCTGCCTGCCTTCAGGTTTGCGTAAGACCCTGGAGGGTGAGGCCAGAAAAAGAGGTGCTTTCTTCCCCCagcccttcctttctccccagaCTGGTCTCCCCACATAATCCTATGGTTCCTCTCTGAGATGGCCTTCCAGAACCCCCAGAGAGCTTTTGAAAAACACCAGTGCCCCACGCCTGAATTCTGACATGATTGTTCTGGGCCTCTGGTGGTTCAACTCCCCCACCCCGCaccccttcccccccacccccgcaccccTTCCCCCTGactgcctcccttccctccccagttattctaatgtgcaaccAGGTTTGGAACCTGACAAGGAACTGCTGAGCCAGATAGAATAGAGACAGGAGGGTTAGAGTTGCAGGGGAGGTGATGGGGAGCCCCCCCCAGTTCAGTTTTGCTGCCTTGAACTCCCCCAGCCTTGGGGAGGCCTGcttatttccagaacactcctaTGCTCAGAGacttctcccagcccctccctctcagGAATCCAAGGACTTACAGACACCAGCCTGGAAGGATTGGGGAAGGGGCCATCCTAGCCCACCCGTGCCCCTCTGGGAGGTTTCACCAGCCCAAGGAGAAATGAGGACAATGTAGTGCATTTTTCATAAAACTAAATTTACTCAACTTGGATCATGTTCTTAGGAATTCTTGGCCCTAAAATGTCCTTCCTTTTACAAAATACTACTGAGGATAGATGGTAACTGGCAGGTAACTGGTGCCCCAATATCCATCCTCACCCCctcctcaaaataaataaataaataaataaaagtccagAAATCCCAGGCCTGGCAGCTACTGATTCAGATTCTTCCGCGAGTTAATTCCTGGATCGATTCCACTCTCTCACCTGCAAGGAGAGCCCCCACCTCAGGTGTGGTAGGCCTGGTCCCAGTGCCCTGCTTCCTGGGCTCTCCACTGTAGCCAGGTAGGTCCATTTTTGGTCCCCAGTTGGGGAGGTGGCACGGCCTACTCTACCTGCCCAGAATTCCATCCCACCTGCCACCTTGCTTCTCCAAGCACTAAATACCCACCTCCTAAGGACACTGAGTCTGGACCTGGCCCCCTGGGTTTAGTTACAGCACAAACACCACCAAAACAACAAGGATATGGATGGGTTCTTGGGTTGCACTAGActgttaaaatttgaaaactcTTAAAGTTTTGTTGACATACAATGGATGTTCAACAAACCTCACATGTAAAGGGGTATTCGTTCCTTTCAACAGATGTTCAAATGTGTTTCAAAACTTCTTTACATAAAACTGACAAGGATTTCCTTTCTTAATACCTGCAACCCTTTTCAGTCCTTCTTAAGCTATCTCTGACAAGGAGATGAAGTAACTTTAGGTATCACCTGCTAGAGCACCTTTTGTTCTAAAGGGACTGGACTCATCAGTTTCAAGAGTGTTTCATATTGTTTTGCAACTTTGGATGCCCTTTGACCTTGTTTCCTGAGAGCCCATATTAATTTTGCTTCATTCCGTTATGCCTGGAGCAAGGTTTACCGAGGACTGTACCAGTGGGAAAGACCTAGGAAGGGAAAGCTGGGGGCTCAGAGGCCTCAGCCTGAGACTGAAGGCACCCTTGCGGCCTCACAAATCCAGACTCTAGGCACAACTCGGTATGCCTTCCAAAAGTAAAGCTAAATCCTTTTGAGGCGTCTTCAGTAACTGGAACCATCACCTACAGAAGCCAGACTCTCAGGTTTCTCCTCGTGGGGCACAAATGAAAGGAAGGTGCCCAGGGTCAGCGGGAGGGGGCGGAGCGCAGGAGGCGGCTCCGGGAGGGTAACTTGAAGGGGGCCCCTGTCCGCCTCTTCGAATCGCGCCCGGACGGTGCTTATCAATATAAACAACGGAGCGGGGCGCGGGGAGGGCAGAGCCCGCAGCCAGCGGGAAAGGCAACCCGCCACAGCCGGACAGAGGAGCGCGGCAAAGTTGGAATGGGGAGACCTGAGTCCCTGCCCCCAAAgtagaatctgaaaaatgtgACGTTAGCGAGGTACAATTCGCGGCAAAAACGGGACTCGTTTTATCTGATTCAGATAACCCAGACAAATCTGGACAATAGAAAGAGTTTCTAATCCGGGCGGGAGGGAAGTAAGCCCAAGGCTGTCGTGAGCGGATCGCTAGTGCGCAAAGGGTGAGgtcttcctcccaccccagcagAAGCGGTGGGGCCCCGGCAGCGTAAGTTTAACGCCGGGGTGGAGGCTCTGGGGACAAAGGGCTACAGCCCGAGTCCCCACGAAGAGCCACCCCAGAGGGCGGTCCGGCCCTGGGGCTGGGCACCCTGCGCGCCCCCGCGCCCTCCCGGTCAGGTCCCGCGCAGCAGCCCCTACCTGGCTCCAGACCGGGGCCCTGGGTAAGACTCTGCCGCCGAGGAGTACAGGGCGACGAGGATCCCCGAGCAGGTAGCGGCGAACAGGAGGAGCAGCCAGAAGAGCGGGCCACGCGGGAGCCCCATGCAGCCCCGGCCCGCGGGCGCCCAGCCAGCCGCCGTCGGGGCGGAGAGAAGAGGCCCGGATGGGCCGGGCCGGACTCCTGAAGCCggccccccggccccgcccggcccTCGCGGGCCCTTCCCGCCCCGCGGCTCCCCGCCTGCCTGCGCCAGGCCGCCGGACGCTGCTGCACCCTCGGGGGCTGCGCTGCGGGTCCCGGAGCTGCCCGCCAGACTTAGACCGCGGGCGCTCCACCCTGCGCCCAGCCCAGGGCTGCCGCGAGCCGGGGTTGGACAGGGCGCTTTCCTGGACGGTGAAGGGCTGGCGCGCGCGACCCGGGGGCTGCGGGGCACGGGAAGATGCCGCCACCTGCCGCGTGGGCCGCGCACTGCGCCCCCTGGGGCCCCGGATGGCGGATTCCCGACGCCCAAAGCTCCTGGAAGGGGCGGGGAGGATGGAGGAGCAAACCCCAGACCGCTCAGACCCTGGGTGGAGCGGGAGGCGAGGAGGTAGGGGGCCTGCCGTGATGGGATGGTAGGGGAGTTGAGGCTGTTCATCCCCTCATTTGATGGCTGCTCAGGGCCCTCAATCGCACTCAGCAGCCCAGAGACACCTGAAAAGTTTAGTAGGGGCTCAGGTGTCACCAGGAAGGGCTGGGGGAACTTGCGGCACTGGTGCTCCAAAAGCAGAGCCCTCCCAGGGAGTGAGCAGTTGATGAGGCAGTATATTCTCCAGTGGGCAGCGTCCTGGCCTTAGACCTCAAAACATGTGAAATACCCCAGACTCCCTACTATCAGGAACTGCGGGGATGAGAGGGACCTGGCCCCTTTCCACCGGCTTTCTGCTCTCCCCTGTTCTGTGTGACAGCAAGTCTGGGTGCAGCAACAGGTGTCTGTCCAACTGCAGTGCTTCCCCAAAGGGTCATTCGGGGTCACttctcaaaactttaaaaatgctgCACCTTGCTACCCTGCTGGTGGACATTACTTAGAATTGATGgtttcaagtattttattttaatctttatgGTTTTCAATCACTGAAATCCCTGTAGATGTTACTTATCCCTTGATCAGCACCTTCTCCCATGTCCTCAGTGGTTGATAAAACATCAGACTTCTCTCTGAGCTTCCAAATCCCACATCTATCCCCAACCCTCCCCCCTCAAAGCCTTACCTACTTCATGAAGAAAGAGAGGATCACTAttaatttcttcagtgttccATCTTCAGACCTAAAACATGGCCCCTACCACAGGCCAGCCTCCAGGTGCCTGGACTCCAGCATGAAGCTGGGGACGGCTCTCCTCCTGTTGTGGGGTTGACCCCCACCATCTGTGTTAATGATTCAGGTCCACATCCAGT
This is a stretch of genomic DNA from Camelus bactrianus isolate YW-2024 breed Bactrian camel chromosome 16, ASM4877302v1, whole genome shotgun sequence. It encodes these proteins:
- the ST6GALNAC2 gene encoding alpha-N-acetylgalactosaminide alpha-2,6-sialyltransferase 2; translated protein: MGLPRGPLFWLLLLFAATCSGILVALYSSAAESYPGPRSGARNITSSRAFFGPKASNSRTRKSPPCQHPLSLTIRRHPHFRDLFNLSTPVLLSGGLFTQELWDSLCQHKPPYGWQGLSRQAITSTLSLLNGSESTTLFAASRELLPGCIRCAVVGNGGILNGSHQGLNIDAHDYVFRLNGAVIKGFEKDVGTKTSFYGFTVNTMKNSLISYRNLGFTSVPQGKDLRYIFIPSDIRDYVMLRSAILGVPVPEGHDKGDRPQTYFGPEASASKFKLLHPDFISYLTERFLKSKLINTKFKDLYMPSTGALMLLTALHTCDQVSAYGFITSNYQKFSDHYFERVKKPLIFYVNHDLSLEATLWRDLHEASILWLYQR